The following nucleotide sequence is from Catonella massiliensis.
TTTTCATCTCCTATCATCTCCCTGACAGATAGGCTTCCGCCCATAAGCTTCATATAGGTGAGGCGGTTGCCTGCATCATCCCTTGCTATCTTAAAGACTCTTGCAGCGAATTCATTACCGTATACAGGTGGAATAACTAGAGCTGCAAAGCTTTTAAGGAACTCATCAACTCCCTCATATTTAAGGGCTGAACCGAAAAATGCAGGGAAAAACTTACGGTTTCTTACAAGATTTTGGATGTCTGTAAAATCTACGCTCCCTGTCTCCATATAGGCTTCAAGCACCGTCTCATCAGTAAGAGAAACCTCTTCCAAAAATTTCTCATACCCTGCTTTATCACTATTAGCATCCGCATAGTCAATTATATTGGAATCAAGCTTTTCCTTTAGCTCGATTAGTATCTCCTCTTTTGAAGTATCAGGCTGGTCCATTTTATTTACAAATATAAAAGCAGGGATATCATAGTGCTTAAGAAGCTTCCAAATGGCAGACACCTGAGACTGCACACCTGCAGAGGCACTTATTACAAGTACGGCCACATCAAGGACTGACAGCACCCTCTCCATTTCTACAGAGAAGTCCACATGCCCCGGTGTATCAAGAAGGGTGAAGTCCTTACCAAAGGCCTGAAACTCAGCCTGCTTAGAGAAAATGGTAATTCCTCTTTCTCTTTCAAGCTCGTAATTGTCTAAAAAGGCATCCTTTTTGTCTACTCTTCCTGCCTTTTTAAGCACTCCTGCAGAAAGCAGAAGGCTTTCCGAAAGCGTAGTTTTTCCTGCATCTACCTGTGCCAGTATTCCAAAAACTATATGTCCCATAACTTCCTTCTAAAATCATATTTATTAATAAAAGCCACAGACGAACTTCTGTGGCCTTTACTTTAATAGTTCCCTATGAATATCATAGAGATTTTTATAAGATTTATCAAGTGACTTTATTACAATATTATCCAATAATCAGAAAGAGCCGTGGCTGCCACCATGCGTACTTCCTGAGCTACTTGTATGTGTACTGCTTCCTCCTCCCGATGAACTTGAAGATTCTCTTCTGGTTCTTGAAAGCCTCTTATAGAGGAAGAAATCTTCAGCAGTGTTTACATAAAAGCTGTTGTTCAGCTCGTAGTTATCTGCTGTATACTGCTTACGTACAGTCTTTAGCTGGGAAGTCATACCGTAGCAGACTACAAACGCAAGAAGAAGTGCAGGAATAACAGAGCCTCCTATTATGATGGTGAGATTTCTAGTCTTTGGAAGATTACCTACATCATAGGCACTTCCTGTCTTGTACTGCTCAATAAATTGGTTGCAAAGATCCGCATAAGTCTCAAATCCCTTGTATGAATCGCCGTCACTAAGATATGGCAGGAACTTGTCCGTCATATACTTTTGTCCTGCATCTGTAAATATGCTGATTGCCTTTCCCTTTGTTGAGATAGCCCAGGCTCTTGAGCCATAATCCATAACCAGGACTAAACCGTCTCTGCCACTTCCATATCCAAGACCATTATCATCGTAATAGTCATCTGCATAGGCAGTAATACCGCTCTCTGTTGTCTCATCTTTAACAGTCAAAATGGCAACATCTATCTGCTGTCTTTCGCTGATTTCATTTAATTTGGCAAGCAGGCTTTTCTCCTCACTGTCTGTAAGGACATCAGCATTGTCAACCAGCCTTGGAACCTTAGCCTCTGCATATACGGAGGTGAATAGAAAGCTAAAACTGCCTATAAGTGTGAGGAAAAAGACAAGAGCCAATGCCATAAAGCAGGATTTTTTACTAAGTTTATTTATCATCATTATCCATTCCCTCCCCTCTAAAATACAAAGTATAGCACAAGAAAGAGAATTATCGCTGTTACAACGCTTATGCCTGCAAACAGCTTTGCTCTCAGACTCTTGTCTACCGGGAGGTCGCCAACAAATTTACCCGTCTGTCCATTCATTGCAAAGATGTAAGGCTTGTCCAGCCATCTCGTGGTCAGCACCCATACCGGGTAAAGGGCGTATTTTGTCAGCTTGTTGTCTATGTTTATGGTAGACCATTCCTTGGTAACTGAGCTATAGCCTGTAACTGTATTTCTAAATGCCTCTTCTACGGAGTTTCTTATACGTGAGTTGACTGTCTGAAGCTGTGCATCAGAGCTAACATCGTACTTATCTGCAAGGAAGCCTGCAAGATAAGCAGTTTGAAAGTCTACAGCATCTTTAAGGTCGAAGGGCTCGATTGACTGCATAAGTACATCATCCATCTTGGCGGATGCATCAGCAGGAACTGCCTTGAACTCTAGACTGCCACCTCTTATTACAGCGAAGTAGCTTGTCTCAGTATAGTAGTAGCTTCTATCACTCCAGCTTCTTACCTTTGTAGCCTTGAATCTAAGCCTACTGTCAGTGTCTGCGTCATAGAGCCAGAATGGTACATATAGCCCCTTGATTTCTTCAATGTGGTTCTCAGACTTGAATACCTTAGGAAGAAGAAACTTGCCACCAAGGTACTGGGAAAACTTCGCCTTGGCCTGCTTTTTATCAAGCTTAAACGGGATAACCAGGTCAGGACGGAGTCCCTTTTCCCATTTACCCGTCATTACTACAGGGTTCCCACAATAAGGGCAGGAAGTCGCTCCAAGAGTTTCATCCCCGACTATCTCACCTCCACAGGAATTACAGGTATATACTGAGAGACCGTCTCTTTCTCCTTCATCCCATTTTCCCTCAGGAGCGGACCAGTTCATGGTTCCCTCGGTATCTCCCTTTAATATGTCATCATAGCCACGTAGGGTGTCCATGTCAAATTCGGTGTTGCAGTATGGACACACCATCTTTTGAGCGGTTGTATCAAATCTAATTGCGCCTCCGCAGTTGGGGCACTTATATTCCATTAGTGCCATTGTCTTCTCCCTTATTCATTAAAATACGGCCTATACACTACTATGCCACAGAGTCTCTATAGCTTTCCCTTATCTGTGGCATAGAGTGTTACGAATATTTATGGACGTTTGGTACCACAGTTTGTACAGAAGTTACCGTTGTTTTTATTGCCACAGTTAGGGCAGAACCACTGCATACCCTCAGTCTGAGGAGCGCTGCCCTGAGCCTGTGAAGCGCTGCCCTGAGCCTGAGCTGCTCCCATCTCATAGAGGGCGTTTGCATTCATTCCTCCTGCCTGATTAGCCATGTTCATACCCATAAAGCCCATCATTGCACCGTTTGAGTTGCCTGCGGCTGTCTTCATAGCCTCAGCCTGTGCCTGTGCAAGGTTAGCAGCTGCCATGGTAGGGTTTCTAAACGCACCTGATAGCTGAAGATTCTTGATTGCTGCAGAATCCTCTTCAGAAAGTGTGATTGGGTTAAGGGCAACAGAGATAATATCAAGGCCTCTAAGCTCCTTCCACTTTTTAGAAAGCACCTCATCCATAAGATCTGCAAGCTCCATAGCGTGGCTTGGAAGTCCGCTTGGCCTGATTCCCTGCTCACTAAGCTTACCAAAGGCAGGCTGGAGAGCAGATACGAACTCCGTCTTAAGCTGGGTATCTATCTCATCTCTTGTAAATTCATCAGCGACGTTGCCACATACATTCTGATAGAAAAGGATAGGGTTTTGAATCTTATATGAGTATACGCCTGAACAGCGTACAGATACATCTATGTCAAGACCTACGTTGGCATCAAGCACTCTGAAAGGAATAGGGTTAGGTGTACCAAATTTGTTGTCTGTGAGTTCCTTTGTGTTGAAATAGTAAACCCTCTGGTCTCTTCCTGCCTGTCCTCCATAGGTAAATCTGCCTATCATATCCTTAAATACGGCACCTACACTCTCACCAAAGCTGCCTGAGAACACACTTGGTGACTCACCCGAATTAAAGGTATATTCACCAGGCTCGGCACATATTTCGGATACCTTTCCGTTATTTACTATAACAAGACACTGTCCATCTGCAACTGCTATACCTGAGCCATCTGTAATCACATTGTCACTGCCGTGCTT
It contains:
- a CDS encoding TPM domain-containing protein, encoding MMINKLSKKSCFMALALVFFLTLIGSFSFLFTSVYAEAKVPRLVDNADVLTDSEEKSLLAKLNEISERQQIDVAILTVKDETTESGITAYADDYYDDNGLGYGSGRDGLVLVMDYGSRAWAISTKGKAISIFTDAGQKYMTDKFLPYLSDGDSYKGFETYADLCNQFIEQYKTGSAYDVGNLPKTRNLTIIIGGSVIPALLLAFVVCYGMTSQLKTVRKQYTADNYELNNSFYVNTAEDFFLYKRLSRTRRESSSSSGGGSSTHTSSSGSTHGGSHGSF
- a CDS encoding IBR domain-containing protein, which encodes MALMEYKCPNCGGAIRFDTTAQKMVCPYCNTEFDMDTLRGYDDILKGDTEGTMNWSAPEGKWDEGERDGLSVYTCNSCGGEIVGDETLGATSCPYCGNPVVMTGKWEKGLRPDLVIPFKLDKKQAKAKFSQYLGGKFLLPKVFKSENHIEEIKGLYVPFWLYDADTDSRLRFKATKVRSWSDRSYYYTETSYFAVIRGGSLEFKAVPADASAKMDDVLMQSIEPFDLKDAVDFQTAYLAGFLADKYDVSSDAQLQTVNSRIRNSVEEAFRNTVTGYSSVTKEWSTINIDNKLTKYALYPVWVLTTRWLDKPYIFAMNGQTGKFVGDLPVDKSLRAKLFAGISVVTAIILFLVLYFVF
- a CDS encoding SPFH domain-containing protein gives rise to the protein MGLIKAFTGAVGGTLGDQWKEYFYCDALPADVLVRKGSKRIGGRSSNKHGSDNVITDGSGIAVADGQCLVIVNNGKVSEICAEPGEYTFNSGESPSVFSGSFGESVGAVFKDMIGRFTYGGQAGRDQRVYYFNTKELTDNKFGTPNPIPFRVLDANVGLDIDVSVRCSGVYSYKIQNPILFYQNVCGNVADEFTRDEIDTQLKTEFVSALQPAFGKLSEQGIRPSGLPSHAMELADLMDEVLSKKWKELRGLDIISVALNPITLSEEDSAAIKNLQLSGAFRNPTMAAANLAQAQAEAMKTAAGNSNGAMMGFMGMNMANQAGGMNANALYEMGAAQAQGSASQAQGSAPQTEGMQWFCPNCGNKNNGNFCTNCGTKRP